The Clarias gariepinus isolate MV-2021 ecotype Netherlands chromosome 3, CGAR_prim_01v2, whole genome shotgun sequence DNA window TAATCACTGGTAATCACTAATAATCACTAATAATCACTAATAATCACTGGTAATCACTAATAATCACTAATAATCACTAATAATCACTGGTAATCACTAATAATCACTAATAATCACTGGTAATCACTAATTATCACTTATAATCACTAATAATCACTGGTAATCACTAATAATCACTGGTAATCACTTATAATCACTAATAATCACTGGTAATCACTAATAATCACTAATAATCACTAATAATCACTGGTAATCACTAATAATCACTAATAATCACTGGTAATCACTAATTATCACTTATAATCACTTATAATCACTAATAATCACTGGTAATCACTTATAATCACTAATAATCACTGGTAATCACTAATAATCACTAATAATCACTGGTAATCACTAATAATCACTGGTAATCACTAATAATCACTGGTAATCACTAATAATCACTAATAATCACTGATAATCACTAATAATCACTTATAATCACTTATAATCACTAATAATCACTGGTAATCACTTATAATCACTAATAATCACTGGTAATCACTAATAATCACTAATAATCACTGGTAATCACTAATAATCACTGGTAATCACTTATAATCACTAATAATCACTGGTAATCACTAATAATCACTAATAATCACTGGTAATCACTAATAATCACTAATAATCACTGGTAATCACTAATAATCACTAATAATCACTGGTAATCACTAATAATCACTGGTAATCACTTATAATCACTAATAATCACTGGTAATCACTTATAATCACTAATAATCACTGGTAATCACTAATAATCACTAATAATCACTGGTAATCACTAATAATCACTAATAATCACTGGTAATCACTAATTATCACTTATAATCACTAATAATCACTGGTAGTCTAATCCTATTGAAGGTATTTACAGATAACCACAGGTCATTACAGTATACTGGCAGTAAGACTCTGTTACAATATATCCTGGGATAATTACACCTCCATTCCCTCTGTCCCCCCcgcctctgtctctgtctctgtccctctcagATCACAGTGCCTGGCCCGAGCCTCCAGAAGGAGAGAATGTCCGCGCTCTGAGAGAGGTGATGAAGCTCAAACCCAAACTGTGATGTGGAGTGACTTGCAGGGGGTGCCGTTTATACTCGCattcttcatgtctctctctctctctctctctctctcattcacacacacacacacacacacacatatacacatacacagatcTTCATTAAACATGGGCATCCAGAAGCATTTGATCTGTGTGGTAGAAGTCATGGTTTCTCTTGAAACAGCGCTTAATGCTCTGAAGAAAATATAcctgtttttacacacacacacacacacacacacacacactgaggaatgttgtttttttaacacgtCAGAGTTTATAAGGTGTAACAGGAAGAGAAATAACTGAAATTCCTGAAGCAGTTTAATGATGAACCGAACGTTCAGACAGAGCGACACCCACATGACACACGCAGAATAATATTCACAAAATCAGGAATAAAATGTCTGATGATGAAAACTAttggttcatgtttttttatttatacacacacacacacacactgtctggccaaaaaaagtcacacacagcCATTTTCCTTTGGTTAAGTCTTTCAatagtttataaaaaattaaatgtttaattatatgtTTAGTCAGAAGTCAGATGAGTCACCGCCGTCCTTACAGAGTTTAATAATGAGCTCAGTTTtgatttaggcatttggcagaccctcttatccagagcgacttacatttttatctcattacacatctgagcagttgagggttaagggccgcgctcaagggcccaacagtggcaacctggtggttgtggggtttgaacctgggatctttcgaaccgtagtccaatgccttaaccactgagctacccctggcccagggATGCAgcttctacttttttttgtttttataaaacattactaatgttttttttttaaatatgaaataatacacATGGCATTCTGTAATTAACATTATCAGTCAGATATTTTAatacatgaaggtcagctgttctggaacagttcctacaagaacagtattgtgtggAGTGTGatgagctccatgatgaaactgtctctcatgaagaccttcccaggagaacaagaccaaaactgagctctgctgcagaggagaagttcatttagagtcaccagcctcagaaatcaccaattaacaaccagcacctcagattagagccgttatgaagctttacagagcagaaggagcagataaacatctcaatatcaactgttcagaggagattattgtgtgttctggataataaacgccttcagtattgtttatagtgtagagagaaataaacatcaggaacgaccatggagatagaaggggtgtacaaacttttgactggtacacTTGTAGTGTACACACGGTGTGATAGTGGCGTAGGTGAAGGTAAAAGTGTGATTCATTAGAACTCATCACACATCACAGTCTCCTCGTCAGTGTCGGGACACAACACACCCCTGATCTTCAACTGTTTATTTCACTCTGATGGAaaccgagagagagagtcacagatcaaacacacacacacacacacacacacacacacagagtccagTCATCTGTGTTTTAAAAGGTTTTCCATCTGAGGGCCGAGAGTGCGGCGTGTACGACGTACTGCAGTGTGGTCCAGAAGGAGAAAacctacagcacacacacacacacacacacacacacacacacacacacacagaaacagggTGTGAGACAGTgagcaggagagacagagagacagagacagacagctggtctcaccactgcaGAGATGTCGAGCTTGTACTGAGTGGTGATGACCTGTCCGAAGGGGCTGATGACGGCGGTGACGTACGCCAGGAGCACTGAGGCACTGAGGTACAGCAGAGCAGCTGTGATGTGATACACCacgtcctacacacacacacacacacacacacacacacactgtgaagtACTGGGATGCAGCAGAGCAGCTGcacagaatttattttatttgttttaagtaACACTGATTCCTCatgggaaggaaagtgttgaagtgATCAGGTTACACACACTGGCTCAGTATTATGGGAGGCCTGACTGGTTATATAATGTTATAGTTATGTAATGTTATAGTTATGTAATGGTATAGTTATGTAATGTTATAGTTGTGTAATGTTAAAGTTATGTAATGTTAtagttatataatgttatagttatgtaatgttatagttatataatgttatagttatgtaatgttatagttatataatgttatagttatgtaatgttatagttatgtaatgttatagttatataatgttatagttatgtgatgttatagttatataatgttatagTTATGTAATGTTATAGTTATGTAATGTTATAGTTATGTGATGTTATAGTTATATGATGTTATAGTTATGTAATGTTAtagttatataatgttatagTTATGTAATGTTATAGTTATGTGATGTTATAGTTATATGATGTTATAGTTATGTAATGTTAtagttatataatgttatagttatgtaatgttatagttatgtaatgttatagttatataatgttatagttatgtaatgttaaagttatgtaatgttatagttatataatgttatagttatgtaatgttatagttatataatgttatagTTATGTAATGTTATAGTTATGTGATGTTATAGTTATGTAATGTTATAGTTATGTGATGTTAtagttatataatgttatagttatgtaatgttatagttatataatgttatagTTATCTGACGGATAATGTTACAGTTATATGATGTTAtagttatataatgttatagttatgtaatgttatagttatataatgttatagttatgtaatgttatagttatataatgttatagTTATCTGACGGATAATGTTATAGTTATATGATGTTATAGTTATGTAATGTTATAGTTATGTATTGTTATAGTTATGTAATGGTATAGTTATGTGATGTTAtagttatataatgttatagttatgtaatgttatagttatgtaatgttagttatataatgttatagttatgtaattttatagttatataatgttatagttatgtaatgttatagttatataatgttatagttatgtaatgttatagttatgtaatgttagttatgtaatgttatagttatgtaatgttatagttatgtaatgttatagttatgtaatgttatagttatataatgttatagttatgtaatgttagttatataatgttatagttatgtaatgttatagttatataatgttatagttatgtaatgttatagttatataatgttatagTTATGTAATGTTATAGTTATGTAATGTTATAGTTACACATTGTTAGTTATATAAAGTTACAGTATACTGTTATGTTATAGTAATATAATGTTATAGTTATGTAATGTTAtagttatataatgttatagTTACACATCGTTAGTTATATGAggttacagtatactgtaatgttatagtaatacatttttatatagtaTTATGGCTATTTAACTTCGTTTGTCAGTTTTAGAGACGTTCAGATGGTCTCCAGTCTTCATGCACTCTCTCCCAGCTCCGCCCATGCCTGATTTTTATATCCGAGTTCAGAAAGAGCAGAATGGTGTTAAAGACAAGACTCTCGCAGCCGGGGAGCTTAGTGcgatctgattggctgagctctctagccaatcatgggcatctTTGAGTTCGCGGGTGTACAGCGCCCTCCTTTGAGTTTCAGTTCTCACCCAGTACCCCTACGTGCGGTGCGTCAGCAAACAGTTGTAAAAGATATGTTTGGCTGGCGACACGCGTCACTGAGGAAACGTGATAGCCTTCTCTGGGTCGTTTAACAGCAATAAACCTTAATTTTATCTGCCCAGATGTAGGCTGTTATAACATGTGTATCCGGGTAAAATAAAGGCTCGCCGTGTCCACCAACACATGGAGTGTATAAATCAGAAACTGATGTCAAATACAGTAAGAAGGTGTTTGTTTAAAACTCTGACACAGACAATCACACACGCGTATCCAGTGTCGTAACCGGGCGCTCGGTCGATCAGTAGCGGCTCCACTGGGCTGGACCGGAGTACCCGGGCCCATACACATGTTGGTGTTGTGGACGTGACTCACAGGAGTGTTTTGTTCGGTTGTTCTGGGGTTCTGTGTACAGCGTGGTGTGTGTGGGCGTCCTGGTGACTTTAACGGAGTGTGTTGGGATTTGTAGTTTTTAATGACCTTCTCAGTGACAGTGAGGGAGTTTGATGTCAGTGTAGGCTGTCAGTGTAGGCTTTCAGCAAATGGTTTATTTACATCGTGGCGAAGATCAGCTGCAGTGCTGAAATGAAATGTGTTAAGTGTGTCTGAACAGTTTGCAGTGCACGTGTGACACGTCCGACTGTCCTCCTTAAGACAACTTCACAGTTTATTTCTGTAGATAGAAGCCTCTCTCTGGCACgcctaccacacacacacaccaccagtaGCCAGTatgtgattccgttagtgtgtcgctctaTCGAGTGTCCTTAGAgagatttcttctttattttttctgataaaacagtgtttccgctgtgtgtgcgcgtgtgtgaaaagagtgaaggGAGGGGAACTGTAGGACGAGAAGGAgaagcttactttagattcacacacacacacacacagcgcctgtgtgcACAAACGGAAAGACTTATTtatcgggatttatttttactttttttttaaaaagtaaacttcaggttaatttattttattttaacttcatatttcgtattagttatttttatgtatttattttgtgtgtgtggaacgaATAAATTGAGTTTCCAAGCaaacttctggaacgaattatgctcataatccaaggttccactgtacagtctAACTAacccttctgtgtgtgtgtgtgagtctgtgtgtgagagtttgtgagagagagtgtgtgagtgtgtgtgagagtgtgtgtgtgtgtgtgtgtgtgtgtgtgtgtgtgtgtgtgtgtgtgtgtgtgagagagtgtgtggatgtgtgtgtgtgtgtgtgtgtgtgtgtgtgtgtgtgtgtgtgtgtgtgtgtgtgtgtgtgtgtgtgagagtgtgtgtatgtgtgtgtgtgtgtgtgtgtgtgtgtgtgtgtgtgtgtgtgtgtgtgtgtgtgtgtgtgtgtgtgagagagtgtgtggatgtgtgtgtgtgtgtgtgtggtcaggaTTTACCACAGTGGCCCAGGAGGATCGGTTGTTATGGACTCCACACAGGAACATCATCATCCAGACGAAGGTGGTGATGAAGCAGAGCAGCGCCACGGTTATGACGTACGCCTGAGGGTTCGCCGGGACCACCTTAGTGCCTGCTACTAACATCCACACCAGACCACCagacacctgcacacacacacacacacaaacacacacacacacacacacacacacacacacacagtaaataccTCCACACTACCTAAACAGTAAagatatattaaattaaaagaacTCCACAGTTTTTTAACTTTATAGtaaataaagttacataaaCGTTACAGTAAGTTACAGTAAATGTTTCCCCCCTGTTTCCCCTCACTCTGGGAATAAACCTGAGTGGGACTGCAGTCTATTTAGGGCATTatgccacacacacgcacacacacactcacacacacacacacacgcacacacacactcacacacacactcgcacacactctctcacacacacacactcacacacacactcacacacatttacacacacactcacacacacacactcacactcacacacacacacacacacacacacacacgcacctctATGTAGAATAAAGTAAAGATGATCTCACAAGTTCAGGTAGAAATAAAAGGTCGGGGACGGAGGAGCAGACAGACGTTCCAGACGGCAGCATCCTGACACTcgccatggtgtgtgtgtgtgtgtgtgtgtgcgcgtgtctgtgtgtgtgtgtgcgtgtgtgtgtgtgtgtctgcgctttAACGCTAGCTTGTGGAAAAACCAGAATTACACACCTCACCagtaaaactgtgtgtgtgttttaggagaGAACAGATCTTACATCTTTAGATCttaaagtattcacagcgcttcactttttccacatgttatgtcacagccttattctaaaatggattaaagttattttcctcagaattctacacacaacaccccataatgacaaatgaaaaaagtttacttgagatttttgcaaatgtattaaaaataaaaaaattggaaagcacatgtacataagtatttacaccctttgccatgaagctcaaaatttagctcagacgcatcctgtttcccctgatcatcctgttccccctgatcatcctcgagatgtttctgctgcttaattagagtccacctgtggtacaTTCAGttaattggacatgatttggaaaggcacacacctgtctatataaggtcccatagttgacagttcatgtcagaagctccagaggtcctcagtggagagaggagaaccttcctgatcgctcagtttaaatggccggccagctctaggaagagtcctggtagtttcaaacttcttccacttacagatgatgatggaggccactgtgctcattgggaccatCCGCAGATTTGTGCctggagacaatcctgtctcagaggtctacagacagttcctttgacttcatgcttggaaaggccaggtgtgtgtctttccaaAACATGTCCAATCACCTGAAtgtaccacaggtggactctaattaagcagcagaaacatctcgaagatgatcaggggaaacaggatgatcagggggaacaggatgcgcctgagctcaattgtgagcttcatggcaaagggtgtgaatactttcaCACACAGATAACAGTGTAAACAGTCAGCAGTGTGTATGTTCCTCAGCTCTTATATGATCTTTATTAGAGAAGCTCCTGCTGTAGAATCCTGCGGTTTGTGTGCTGGAGAGATGCCTGAAGACCCTCACGGTGTGTCACAGGGGAGCCATGgccagcacgcacacacacacacacacacactacacacacacacacacacacacacacacacgggagtGCTCTGAACTTTCTGGAATGTAAAAAACCCAGAAACCCAAAGTACTGCTGCTGTCAGCCGTGAAAACTGTTCACACAGGAATGCtgtaatgctgtgtgtgtgtgtgtgtgtgtgtgtgtgtgtgtgtgtgtgtgtgtgtgagatgttcactttctcagtgtttaagtcggTGTGCTGTGGCGTGAGAGCAGGAGTTTTAACAAACAgccataccacacacacacacacacacacacacacacacacacacacagtggtatACACTCCGAGCAGTAAACACTCTGTCTTCATCAGAGATGATGAGGTTTATTTTAACACATCCGACAACATGCGGAAATACAACGAACCAACAACATGAGAttcatttgtctttttattagAGTTTAATTTTCACAGACTCGCTTTAACATCCGAACTGACAGCCGCAGGAGAGTCACTTCAAAAGCCTttatacatcatcatcatcatcatcatcatcatcactactgATCACTGGCTGAAACAGTCCGGAATCAGGGCCATCCTGGACCCCTCCACATTCAGGAGTGTCGCTGGAGACGGACGAGTGTGAAGGACAGAACGCTGCGTCAACGTTTATCTGATGATGTCATCAAGGTGCGACTCACTTTCACACAGTTTTTAATagacataaaataaatcataaccTTTAAGTAAAGACAAAAATCAGATTTATACATTACAGGAACAGTAcacgatctctctctctcacacacacacacacacacacacacacacacatacacacatatatatatatatgtttgaaaGTTTGAAAGTCTTTGGTTTAAAACGTCTTCCAGCGGATGCCAGAGAAGATGGCGTGCAGGGTGTAGAGCAGCGTGGCCATGAAGGAGAacacctgtaacacacagagagacagacaaggtgagagtgagacaggagagacagacaaggtgagagtgagacaggagagacagacaaagtgagagtgagacaggagaGACAGACAAGGTGAGAGTGAAACAGGAGAGACAGACAaggtgagagtgagacaggagagacagacaaggtgagagtgagacaggagaGACAGACAAGGTGACTGAGACATGAACAGAGATACAAAGACACTAAAAACGGATATGTACACTGCtgcaaaatataaagcaaatgTAATCTCGTCCCagtaagagacagagacagacagacttagAGACAGTGggacagacagactgagacacagagacagtgagacagagacagacagtaCCACAGCGGAGATGTCC harbors:
- the LOC128519303 gene encoding myelin and lymphocyte protein-like yields the protein MASVRMLPSGTSVCSSVPDLLFLPELVSGGLVWMLVAGTKVVPANPQAYVITVALLCFITTFVWMMMFLCGVHNNRSSWATVDVVYHITAALLYLSASVLLAYVTAVISPFGQVITTQYKLDISAVVFSFWTTLQYVVHAALSALRWKTF